One Coregonus clupeaformis isolate EN_2021a chromosome 21, ASM2061545v1, whole genome shotgun sequence DNA window includes the following coding sequences:
- the LOC121535280 gene encoding potassium voltage-gated channel subfamily H member 2: MKSSLRNVTSDSTSDPNLIRFRTLSHATQLNPLDNRPDPLVALSSAEIDIIAPCKLMDRTHGVTKKVTQVLSLGPDVLPEYKLQTPRIHKWTILHYSPFKAVWDWVILLLVIYTAIFTPYSAAFLLSDQEEAAMQTCGYCSPLNVVDLIVDIMFIVDIVINFRTTYVNTNDEVVSQSQRIAVHYFKGWFLIDMVAAIPFDLLIYRSGEETTTLIGLLKTARLLRLVRVARKLDRYSEYGAAVLFLLMCTFALIAHWLACIWYAIGNVERAGAARIGWLDSLGDHLGKPYNQTIPGSGPSIRDKYVTALYFTFSSLTSVGFGNVSPNTNSEKIFSICVMLIGSLMYASIFGNVSAIIQRLYSGTARYHTQMLRVREFIRFHQIPNPLRQRLEEYFQHAWSYTNGIDMNAVLKGFPECLQADICLHLNRTLLQNCKAFKGSTKGCLRALAMRFKTTHAPPGDTLVHAGDVISALYFISRGSIEILRGDVVVAILGKNDIFGEPINLYARPGKSNADVRALTYCDLNKIHREDMLEVLDMYPEFSDYFWGNLEITFNLRDAATVAGSISSEDSDHCGVSCRIRRQKLSLSRSLDRDAGKTNPSQRHVRRARGQSSRAQGDGQNTESEGLMSSAYSPSYSSEDEESVLTSPVQPTSLVGIPHSQTTILNISSAVEDEMNQKTGNTCNPLSGAFSGVSNIFRFWGESHEQQQYQEVPCHCLPSPPPPPLHAVLSNISQRQCSELENRLDLLQRQLNRMESRMSTDIRAIMQLLQRQMVLVPPAYSTVSSVPEPSPSLTPRPADSETLASLSQFLVNTDFDYSLSKSCESLHSAVELCLLEPTPVLEPTPALDTLPETQPLGNSIHPDHHALGLSIHTDPEPLSLVNHGNFSESGPGTGLAQSDPSEGRRRLSLPGKRTALDLESPWATAHRYSSDPGS; the protein is encoded by the exons gtCCTCTCACTAGGCCCAGATGTCCTACCAGAGTACAAGCTCCAGACCCCCCGCATCCATAAATGGACCATCCTGCACTATAGCCCCTTCAAGGCGGTGTGGGACTGGGTCATCCTGCTCCTGGTCATCTACACAGCCATCTTCACCCCCTACTCAGCGGCCTTTCTCCTCAGTGACCAGGAGGAGGCGGCCATGCAGACCTGTGGTTACTGCTCTCCACTGAACGTGGTGGACCTCATAGTGGACATCATGTTCATCGTTGACATCGTCATCAACTTCAGGACGACATACGTCAACACCAACGATGAGGTGGTCAGCCAGTCGCAGCGGATTGCCGTGCACTACTTCAAAGGGTGGTTCCTCATAGACATGGTGGCGGCTATCCCCTTTGACCTGCTCATATACCGCTCTGGAGAAGAG ACAACAACCCTGATTGGCCTGTTGAAGACTGCTCGGCTGCTGCGATTGGTGCGCGTAGCTCGGAAGCTGGATAGATACTCTGAGTACGGAGCGgctgtcctcttcctcctcatgtGCACCTTTGCCCTCATCGCTCATTGGCTGGCCTGTATCTGGTACGCAATTGGTAACGTGGAGCGTGCAGGAGCAGCCCGGATTGGCTGGTTGGACTCTCTGGGGGACCATCTCGGAAAGCCCTACAATCAGACTATACCAGGGTCAGGTCCCTCCATCAGGGACAAATATGTCACAGCACTCTACTTTACCTTCAGTAGTCTGACCAGCGTGGGCTTTGGGAACGTCTCCCCTAACACCAACTCTGAGAAGATCTTCTCTATTTGTGTAATGCTCATCGGCT CTCTCATGTATGCCAGCATTTTTGGTAACGTGTCCGCCATCATCCAGCGGCTGTACTCCGGCACGGCTCGCTACCACACCCAGATGCTGCGGGTTCGAGAGTTCATCCGCTTCCACCAGATCCCCAACCCACTGAGGCAGCGGCTGGAGGAGTACTTCCAACATGCCTGGTCTTACACTAACGGCATTGATATGAATGCT GTGCTGAAGGGCTTCCCAGAGTGCTTACAGGCTGATATCTGCCTGCACCTCAACCGCACCCTGCTGCAGAACTGTAAGGCCTTCAAGGGCTCAACTAAGGGCTGCCTGCGAGCCCTGGCCATGAGGTTTAAGACCACCCATGCCCCGCCGGGCGACACCCTGGTCCATGCCGGTGACGTCATCTCAGCCCTCTACTTCATCTCCCGTGGCTCCATAGAGATCCTGAGAGGGGATGTGGTGGTGGCCATCCTGG GTAAGaatgacatctttggagagcccATTAACTTGTATGCCCGTCCAGGGAAGTCCAATGCAGATGTGAGGGCTCTGACCTACTGTGACCTCAATAAGATCCACAGGGAGGACATGCTGGAGGTGCTGGACATGTATCCTGAGTTCTCTGACTATTTCTGGGGGAACCTGGAGATCACGTTCAACCTTCGGGAT GCTGCCACGGTAGCTGGCTCAATAAGCAGTGAGGACTCTGATCATTGTGGAGTCAGCTGTCGTATTCGCAGACAAAAACTGTCCCTCAGTCGCAGCTTGGACAGAG ATGCAGGGAAGACCAATCCATCCCAGAGACATGTCCGCAGGGCCAGAGGCCAGAGCTCCAGAGCCCAGGGAGATGGGCAGAACACAGAGTCTGAGGGCCTGATGAGCTCAGCCTATTCTCCTTCCTACTCCAGTGAAGATGAGGAGTCAGTGTTAACCAGCCCTGTACAACCAACTTCACTAGTGGGGATCCCCCATAGTCAGACCACCATCCTCAATATCAGCAGTGCTGTGGAGGATGAGATGAACCAGAAGACTGGCAATACCTGCAATCCTCTCTCAG GGGCTTTCTCAGGCGTCTCCAACATCTTCCGTTTCTGGGGGGAGAGCCACGAGCAGCAGCAGTATCAGGAGGTGCCCTGCcactgcctcccctcccctcctcctccccctctccacgcCGTCCTGAGCAACATTAGCCAACGGCAGTGCAGCGAGCTGGAGAACAGGCTGGACCTGCTGCAGAGACAGCTCAACAG GATGGAGTCACGGATGTCCACAGACATCAGGGCCATCATGCAGCTGCTCCAGAGACAGATGGTGCTGGTGCCCCCGGCCTACAGCACAGTGTCCTCCGTCCCTGAACCGTCCCCATCCCTCACCCCGAGACCTGCAGACTCAGAGACCCTGGCCTCCCTCtcacag TTCTTGGTCAACACAGATTTTGACTACAGCCTTTCCAAGTCCTGTGAGTCTCTCCACAGTGCAGTGGAGCTATGTCTTCTGGAGCCTACCCCAGTCCTGGAGCCAACCCCAGCCCTAGACACTCTCCCCGAGACTCAGCCTCTTGGCAACAGCATCCACCCAGATCATCACGCCCTGGGCTTGTCCATCCATACAGATCCTGAGCCCTTAAGCCTGGTCAACCATGGGAACTTCTCAGAGTCCGGGCCAGGGACAGGATTGGCCCAGTCAGACCCCTCGGAGGGCCGGCGGAGGCTCTCGCTGCCAGGGAAACGCACAGCTCTGGACCTGGAGAGCCCCTGGGCTACTGCACACAGATACAGCTCTGACCCTGGGAGTTAG